A genomic stretch from Cardiocondyla obscurior isolate alpha-2009 linkage group LG10, Cobs3.1, whole genome shotgun sequence includes:
- the LOC139106098 gene encoding uncharacterized protein: MASAFEVLPLNLINLTPVYPPYHFCRSTDVRVSINNFYTNNCRNLLIHILICSVRMTTMAENREALVQKSLLDWWSEETEYVFQRIERWTVFARGYNRLRSQTWFKDRQIVRETRKSMSSDENLTRFHTFKRSRWKLHSEEIKINCCGTLNYQSNSKLDNNCLETYRYDHSIYFKTIGDIKNDKRDQNQNQDSASVSSEEQVEWDANLLVDPISNQLSEETSNILNIAERKEDKIIQNVWPIVDLSKFNLNLIDNQKEDKWHSRLADEDICEINPLERVENNNVIFLNNSKEEKKNHEDELKEKMSKLCTFQKTKKLSSHLQR; the protein is encoded by the exons ATGGCTTCTGCTTTTGAGGTGCTTCCTCTGAATCTTATAAATCTCACCCCGGTTTATCCACCGTATCACTTTTGCCGAAGTACTGACGTTCGGGTATCAATTAACAATTTCTATACGAATAATTGTAGAAATCTTCTAATTCACATTCTCATTTGCAGTGTCAGAATGACTACCATGGCAGAAAATAGAGAAGCGCTGGTCCAGAAAAGTTTGTTGGACTGGTGGAGCGAGGAAACGGAATATGTTTTCCAGAGGATTGAAAGATGGACAGTCTTTGCGCGCGGTTACAACCGTCTTCGATCGCaaac GTGGTTTAAGGACCGGCAGATAGTTCGAGAAACAAGAAAAAGCATGTCTTCTGACGAAAATCTGACGCGATTCCACACCTTCAAACGGTCGAGATGGAAACTGCATTCGGAAGAGATCAAGATTAACTGCTGTGGCACCCTTAATTATCAATCAAATAGCAAGCTGGATAATAACTGCTTAGAAACTTATAGATACGACCATAGCATCTATTTCAAGACTATTggtgatattaaaaatgataaaagggATCAAAATCAGAATCAGGATAGCGCATCTGTTAGCAGCGAGGAACAGGTTGAATGGGATGCCAACCTGTTAGTCGATCCGATCTCTAATCAATTGTCCGAGGAAACcagcaatattttaaatatcgccGAAAGGAAAGAAGACAAAATAATACAGAACGTTTGGCCGATTGTAGATCTGTCCAAATTTAACTTAAACTTGATAGATAATCAAAAAGAAGACAAATGGCACTCTCGTCTAGCTGATGAAGATATTTGTGAAATAAACCCTCTCGAGAGGGTGGAAAACAATAatgtgatatttttaaataattcaaaagaggaaaaaaaaaatcacgaagacgagttgaaagaaaaaatgagcAAACTTTGCACGTttcaaaaaaccaaaaaattaTCATCACACTTGCAACGATAG
- the Dsk gene encoding uncharacterized protein Dsk isoform X1, producing the protein MITEMNLTLALSCMIAVMLFCGRCKAAPTFGIISNGNYPRIADILRDKTLKSRGSYVVKDMEDLVGEDEDSLRFSKRQQLDDYGHMRFGKRSNEDDKYGYPRFGRNIK; encoded by the exons ATGATTACAGAAATGAATCTAACTCTCGCATTGTCCTGCATGATCGCAGTCATGTTGTTCTGCGGAAGATGTAAAGCAGCACCTACATTCGGCATCATTTCAAACGGGAATTATCCACGAATTGCGGATATCTTACGAGA CAAAACCCTGAAGAGCCGTGGAAGCTACGTCGTGAAGGATATGGAGGACCTCGTTGGTGAAGACGAGGATAGTTTGCGATTCAGCAAGCGCCAGCAGCTGGACGATTACGGGCACATGAGATTCGGTAAGCGGTCCAACGAAGACGACAAGTACGGGTATCCGCGGTTCGGCAGGAACATCAAGTAA
- the Dsk gene encoding uncharacterized protein Dsk isoform X2 — protein MNLTLALSCMIAVMLFCGRCKAAPTFGIISNGNYPRIADILRDKTLKSRGSYVVKDMEDLVGEDEDSLRFSKRQQLDDYGHMRFGKRSNEDDKYGYPRFGRNIK, from the exons ATGAATCTAACTCTCGCATTGTCCTGCATGATCGCAGTCATGTTGTTCTGCGGAAGATGTAAAGCAGCACCTACATTCGGCATCATTTCAAACGGGAATTATCCACGAATTGCGGATATCTTACGAGA CAAAACCCTGAAGAGCCGTGGAAGCTACGTCGTGAAGGATATGGAGGACCTCGTTGGTGAAGACGAGGATAGTTTGCGATTCAGCAAGCGCCAGCAGCTGGACGATTACGGGCACATGAGATTCGGTAAGCGGTCCAACGAAGACGACAAGTACGGGTATCCGCGGTTCGGCAGGAACATCAAGTAA